The genomic DNA CCGGCGTAAAATCAGTGAACTTAAAAGAGAAATAACTGCTTTAAGAAAACATCGAGCCTTACACAGGCAGCGTCGTAAGCGTAACCGCTGCAGTGTGATCAGCCTTGTCGGGTATACCAATGCTGGAAAATCGACACTGCTTAATGCCCTCACCGGTTCAGATCTCTATACGGAAGATAAGCTTTTTGCCACACTTGATCCAACTGTCAGAAGGGGTGAAGTGGGAGGAGGGAGGGAGGTCCTTTTTACCGATACTGTTGGCTTCATTGAAAAGCTGCCGAAACAGCTTGTTACCGCCTTTCAGGCCACTTTAGAGGAAATTGACGCAGCAGATCTACTGCTGCATGTCGTTGATATTAACCATCCAGATTATATAAATCAAATCCGAATAGTCAGAGATCACCTGTCCCGGATTAATCCCGAATATTATCTTCGGGAATTATTGGTTTTCAATAAAATAGATCTACTCGAGGATCTTTCGGAAAAGCATTTCATCCTCCGCGAATATCCGGATGCACTATTTATCTCAGCCCTCACTGCTGATGGATTAGATTTACTGAAAGAAAAAATCGCTGCTGTCTTGAGTGAACAGCGATGCCGGTTAAAAATATTTCTGCCCTACAGTGAAGGAAAACGCTACGCTGAACTACAGAAGCTCGGAGCCATCGAAAACGAAACATCAACCTCAGACCACCTTGAGCTTGTTGTGGAAGTGGATTTCGAACTTGCGGATAAACTCAAACCCTTCATTAAAAAGCAATAAGTGTACGAATTACGGACAGGCTTTAAATCGTACACTTATTTTAGAGTTTCCGGAATAAACCGACCACTTTGCCGATGATTTTAACATCCCGGGACATGATCGGAGCGTAGGCATCGTTTTCCGGTTGCAAGCGGATATAGTCTTTTTCGCGGTAGAAGCGCTTTACAGTAGCTTCATCACCGAGCAGGGCGGCAATGATATCGCCGTTTTCCGCAGTGCTCTGCTGTTTGATAATCACATAATCACCGTCAAATATACCGGCGTTTTTCATACTGTCTCCGGCAACCCGCAGAGCAAAGCAGCTATTTCCGTTGGATATTGCTTCGGGAACGGGAAAATAACCTTCACGGTTTTCTTCGGCTAGGATAGGTTGCCCGGCGGTAATACGTCCGATAAGGGGAACAAAGACACAATCACGCCCATCTTCATCATCCATTTTGTTTAGCAGTTTAATAGCTCTCGGCTTGGTGGCCATTCTCGAAATGTAGCCTTTGTTTTCCAGTATATCAAGGTAGCTGTGAACAGTTGCAGTAGAGCTGATTCCAAGCGCTTTGCATATTTCTCGGACAGATGGAGGGTAATTACAGCGTTCTACTTCACGCTCAATGAAATTCAGAACTCTTTTCTGTTTCTCAGTCAGCGGCTCCAAATAATCACCCTTTCATCCAGAACTTTTTTAAAATTATATCATCACAGTTTGAAGATGACAAACAAAAGTTTGCCCAAACCGATATATTGTCAGGGGGACGGGGTTGTTGACAACTTTTTTTCACATTAAACCGTATTATATGTTGTCAACAACCCCGTCCCCCTGACAGTTTACGTTCTGACAGTTTAGTCGTTGCCGTTTATCTTAAGCAATTTATTCAGGCCGTTGAGGTATGCCTTGACGCTGGCTTCAATAATATCGGTGCTTGTGCCCCTGCCGGTGATTGTTCTGTCCTGGTAAGACATCTGGACCTGGACTTCACCGAGAGCATCTCGACCCTGGGTTACAGCATTTATCTTGTAGTTTTCAAGACCTATGCTCAGACCGGTAATTTTGTTTATTGCATTATAAGCGGCGTCAATTGGACCTGCACCGACTGCCACCTCTTCAATGGTTGTATCATCCTCTTTTTTAAGGCGGATGACTGCAGCAGGAATACTTTTACTACCGCTTACCGTCTGCAGGTAATCGAGTCTGTAGCGCGGTTCTGTTGATGAGAGGTGATCGAGAACTAGAGCTTCAAGATCTTCCGGGTAAATTTCTTTTTTCTTGTCAGCAAGATTAACGAAGCGGTCGTAAATTACTTCAAGCTGTTCATCAGTAAGGGAGAAACCGAGCTTATTCAACTGATCAAGCACAGCATGTCTTCCGGAACGAGCAGTCAGGTGCATCTGGGCTGCTTTTCCGCCGATTAATTCAGCATCAATTATTTCATAGGTCGTTTTGTTCTTTAGTATGCCGTCCTGATGTATACCGGATGAATGAGCAAAGGCATTCAAGCCTACTACAGCTTTGTTGACCGGTACAGAGATTCTGGTTAACTTACTGACCAATCTGCTGGTCCGGTAAATCTCGGAGAAATTAATATCAGTGTAATAAGGGAAATGATTCTGCCTAATTCGGAGTGCAACTGCAATCTCTTCAAGGGCAGCATTTCCGGCTCGCTCGCCGATACCGTTAATATTACATTCAATCTGGCGTGCGCCGTTTTTTACGGCTTCCAGGGAATTTGCCACCGCCATGCCAAGATCATTATGGCAGTGAACACTTAATATAACTTTATCCATGCCATCAACGTTCTCCCGGAGTCTTTTGATCAGTGCCCCAAACTCTGATGGAACAGCATAACCGACCGTATCAGGGATATTGATCACTGTCGCCCCGGCTTTAATGACCTCTTCCAGAAGCTTATAGAGATAGTCTTCTCTTGCCCTTGTCGCATCTTCAGGGGAGTACTCTACATCATCGGTATATTTTCTAGCGTATTTTACCGCTTCCACACCCTGCATAAGCAGCAATTCCGGCTCTTTTTTCAGTTTATGTTGCATATGAATATCTGAAGCGCCAAGGAAAACATGTAATCTTGGATTCTCAGCTTCTTTAATTGCCTCCCAGGCTGCATCTATATCGCCCTGAACGGCTCTGGCCAAAGCACAGATAGTCGGGCCTTTTATTTCTCTGGCTATCGCTTGTACGGCCTTTAATTCGCCCGGAGACGATATGGGAAAGCCGGCTTCAATAATATCAACATTAAGTCGGGCCAGTTGACGGGCTACTTCAAGTTTTTCTTCATAATTTAGTCGCGCGCCCGGAGTCTGCTCTCCATCCCTCAGGGTGCTGTCAAATAAAAATATTTTTTCGGCTTTAATTTCATTATTCACTTTTTTGCTCATCGTCAATCTCCTCCATGATCTTGGATCTTGATTATTAAAAACAGGAGTGGGGGAGAGGCATAAAAAAACTTCCGTCAAAGAGACGAAAGTATTCTTCGTGGTACCACTCTTCTTGGCGGCATAACAACTACCACCCACTCTTTAAAGTAACGGAAGTCTCCGGCCAGGCCTAATCACGAATGTTTATGCAAATATTTTTATCCGGTTTCGGTTGGCAGCTAACGGAGGAGTTTCGCCGTTGTCTTCATGCCGTTTTTCACCTTATTACGGCTCTCTGAAATGAATACTCCGGTTACTGGTTCCGATCATCGCTTTTTAACACTATTTAACTTTTAGATAGATTAACGGATTTAAAACAATTTGTCAAGGATATTAAAGTTATTTACTGCATAGAACACAATTAACCCTGTAAAAAGGTTAAAATAAGTAAACGGAATTATATATAGTACCGCTTGGTCTTGACATTTATAATACTTTATGTCAGAATATATTTATAATTCAACATTTACAAAAACATTATATATAATTCCGTATTATAAATATATGGTATTATAAGGTCGGTGATATTAATGTCTTTGACTAGAAGAAATCCTGCAACGTTGAATAGTTACGAGCAGATCGCTCTGCTGAAACAGCCAAATCCAAAGGCACCAACCGGTTTACGCAATTTATGCCTGTTAATTCTCATGCTTAAAGCCGGTTTAAGGGTAAATGAGGTACTTAACCTGAAAGTAGAGGATATCGACTGGGAAAAGGGCTGCGTCCATGTATCTGGAAGCGGCGCTGCACTGGAACGGTCCCTGGTCCTTGATGACTCTGAAATGGCACTTTTACGTCGATTGAGCGAATCAACTGAACGTATGGAGGGTTACATGTTTACAACACTGGACGGTAAAAAGTTAAAAGATCGCTATATCAGGGAAATGGTTAAGAGACTTTCTAAAAAAGCCGGCATTACGAAAGATGTATATCCACACCTGTTGCGCTATACATTTGCAGTCGACTTCATGCGTGAAACAAGGGATGTCAAGCTTCTCCAAAAGGCATTGGGACATCGGGACCCTTCAGCTACTCAGGCGTATGCTAATCTCCTTTTTGAAGAACTTAAGGGAGACCAAGAAGGGGAAAAGCGTCATAAAAGAAGCGGTATGCCATTAAGTGAACCTTATGTTAAAAAAGTTGTACACGACGATAACGTGCAACTCAGAGTATTTGAAGATGAAAAGGGAGAAGGGATGCCTGAACCAGACCCGATTGTGTATGAGCGAACATTTGAAGAGCAAATAACGGCAAGCGGTTCAATTGATACTAATAAACCCGAAACTGAACCCGAAGCCAATGAATATATTCCAACTTTGGAAATTGAAACTGAGCCTGAACGGGAAGAAAGAATTGCCATCCCGCCGTTAAAATGCAGCAACTGTAATTATATTCTGCACTACCAGGGTAACTGTCCAAAATGCGGAACTTCCTTTAATGAAATATTAATGCACTGGGGCAAGAAATTCTAGCATGAGAGTAGGAGATATTCTCTTTTTATTTTTCAGATATTACTTCCGATAATCTATCTTATGTTAACTCAAGCATATTTTAATATAATTATGGAT from Bacillota bacterium includes the following:
- the hflX gene encoding GTPase HflX, with the protein product MTQSIEKAVLVGLDLNRPGVDIERQMEELALLADTAGAKVMNRVIQKRVSPDRAYYIGQGKTQELKALVEMYDADMVIFNDELSPSQIRNIDREIGVKVIDRSALILDIFARRALSREGKLQVELAQLNYLLPRLIGLGQQMSRLGGGIGTRGPGETQLEVDRRVIRRKISELKREITALRKHRALHRQRRKRNRCSVISLVGYTNAGKSTLLNALTGSDLYTEDKLFATLDPTVRRGEVGGGREVLFTDTVGFIEKLPKQLVTAFQATLEEIDAADLLLHVVDINHPDYINQIRIVRDHLSRINPEYYLRELLVFNKIDLLEDLSEKHFILREYPDALFISALTADGLDLLKEKIAAVLSEQRCRLKIFLPYSEGKRYAELQKLGAIENETSTSDHLELVVEVDFELADKLKPFIKKQ
- a CDS encoding site-specific integrase, whose product is MNSYEQIALLKQPNPKAPTGLRNLCLLILMLKAGLRVNEVLNLKVEDIDWEKGCVHVSGSGAALERSLVLDDSEMALLRRLSESTERMEGYMFTTLDGKKLKDRYIREMVKRLSKKAGITKDVYPHLLRYTFAVDFMRETRDVKLLQKALGHRDPSATQAYANLLFEELKGDQEGEKRHKRSGMPLSEPYVKKVVHDDNVQLRVFEDEKGEGMPEPDPIVYERTFEEQITASGSIDTNKPETEPEANEYIPTLEIETEPEREERIAIPPLKCSNCNYILHYQGNCPKCGTSFNEILMHWGKKF
- a CDS encoding 2-isopropylmalate synthase, giving the protein MSKKVNNEIKAEKIFLFDSTLRDGEQTPGARLNYEEKLEVARQLARLNVDIIEAGFPISSPGELKAVQAIAREIKGPTICALARAVQGDIDAAWEAIKEAENPRLHVFLGASDIHMQHKLKKEPELLLMQGVEAVKYARKYTDDVEYSPEDATRAREDYLYKLLEEVIKAGATVINIPDTVGYAVPSEFGALIKRLRENVDGMDKVILSVHCHNDLGMAVANSLEAVKNGARQIECNINGIGERAGNAALEEIAVALRIRQNHFPYYTDINFSEIYRTSRLVSKLTRISVPVNKAVVGLNAFAHSSGIHQDGILKNKTTYEIIDAELIGGKAAQMHLTARSGRHAVLDQLNKLGFSLTDEQLEVIYDRFVNLADKKKEIYPEDLEALVLDHLSSTEPRYRLDYLQTVSGSKSIPAAVIRLKKEDDTTIEEVAVGAGPIDAAYNAINKITGLSIGLENYKINAVTQGRDALGEVQVQMSYQDRTITGRGTSTDIIEASVKAYLNGLNKLLKINGND
- the lexA gene encoding transcriptional repressor LexA, yielding MEPLTEKQKRVLNFIEREVERCNYPPSVREICKALGISSTATVHSYLDILENKGYISRMATKPRAIKLLNKMDDEDGRDCVFVPLIGRITAGQPILAEENREGYFPVPEAISNGNSCFALRVAGDSMKNAGIFDGDYVIIKQQSTAENGDIIAALLGDEATVKRFYREKDYIRLQPENDAYAPIMSRDVKIIGKVVGLFRKL